One genomic region from Anabaena sp. PCC 7108 encodes:
- a CDS encoding choice-of-anchor W domain-containing protein: protein MLSIHKYKPLLVLGLVTLGLGLAPNQAKAVTFTPLTSQDATPGFDDADFNLLLNNGDFKELFVAEGRIGNNGTGGNGERELGINKDVAIGGAPVAQGNFTWGNGKLWDFSLEYDGSKVTYKVLDGNQTISLTSQEFSGPVNQIYLRTFANKGNTSNLQNAVSLTDLVFNGTSVGSLASASTSTSKDVDYLGLSNISSPFTLTGKTALSWVGAAPSRSNLAFQIKVGTSPQSESVPEPGMLGGIFLAATIGAAVSKKKKVAV, encoded by the coding sequence ATGCTATCTATACATAAATATAAACCTCTTCTGGTTTTGGGATTGGTAACATTGGGGTTAGGACTCGCTCCAAATCAAGCAAAAGCAGTGACATTTACGCCTTTAACATCTCAAGATGCTACCCCAGGGTTTGATGATGCAGATTTTAATCTCTTGCTTAACAACGGGGATTTTAAAGAATTATTTGTTGCTGAAGGAAGAATCGGGAATAATGGTACTGGTGGAAATGGAGAGCGAGAATTAGGTATCAACAAAGATGTAGCTATTGGTGGCGCACCTGTAGCTCAAGGTAATTTTACCTGGGGTAATGGGAAGCTATGGGATTTTAGCTTGGAATACGATGGAAGTAAGGTAACTTATAAAGTTCTTGATGGGAACCAAACCATATCATTAACCTCTCAAGAATTTAGCGGACCTGTTAACCAGATTTATTTACGCACGTTTGCTAATAAAGGTAATACTAGTAATTTGCAAAATGCGGTCTCTTTGACTGACTTAGTATTCAACGGTACATCTGTTGGTAGTCTAGCTTCTGCGAGTACATCAACCAGTAAAGATGTAGATTACTTGGGTTTGAGTAATATTTCCTCACCATTTACTTTAACTGGGAAAACAGCATTAAGTTGGGTAGGTGCTGCACCATCTCGTTCTAACTTGGCTTTTCAAATTAAAGTCGGAACTTCACCACAATCAGAATCTGTTCCAGAACCTGGGATGTTAGGTGGTATATTCTTGGCGGCTACTATAGGCGCGGCTGTGAGTAAAAAAAAGAAAGTAGCTGTTTAG
- a CDS encoding NFACT family protein, with product MQPVDFTTLTAACSELRADWLPSRIEQVYQRDRYTIAIALRTLKQRVWLEVSWHPQATRICIGEPPPRIPDTFTFSQQLIHQLGGLALVAIEAIAPWERVIDLQFARRPGESALYHLYVEVMGKYSNAILTDADNFIITAAHQVSQQQSSVRPIQTGQPYEIPPKQTGPIPSLSESQARWQERVSLVPGAIKRQLLKNYRGLSAALLDTMLLAADIAPEKTTDTLNTDDWQRLFAHWQEWLKALESGKFQPGWTATGYTVMGWGVVAPVKNIQELLNKYYSDELNKQLFSQLRHQLIQKLNNILGKLRTKAQTFSEKLQQSDQAEDYRQKADLLMAYLQNWEPGMKEIILADFETGRPTAIALLPDKNAVQNAQKLYKQHQKLKRARAAVEPLLLEVQAEIDYLEQVEAAISQLDNYQTAADLQALEEIRDELIGQKYLEALEYRSRSTTDSPSTNFHRYRTPSGFEVLIGRNNNQNDQLTFRVAGDYDLWFHAQEIPGSHVLLRLEPGKVPEEADLQFTANLAAYFSRARQSDQVPVVYTQPKHVYKPKGTKPGLVIYKQETIIWGQPQIIRNS from the coding sequence TTGCAACCAGTTGATTTTACTACCCTCACTGCGGCTTGTAGCGAACTACGGGCTGACTGGCTACCTTCGCGGATAGAGCAGGTTTACCAGCGCGATCGCTATACTATTGCCATAGCCTTACGTACCCTAAAACAACGGGTTTGGCTAGAAGTATCTTGGCATCCCCAAGCTACCCGCATTTGTATTGGTGAACCACCACCACGCATACCAGATACTTTCACCTTCAGTCAGCAATTAATCCATCAATTGGGTGGTTTAGCCTTAGTAGCAATTGAAGCGATCGCACCTTGGGAACGTGTCATTGATTTACAATTTGCTCGTCGTCCCGGTGAAAGCGCCCTCTATCACTTGTATGTAGAAGTGATGGGCAAATATAGTAACGCCATTCTCACCGATGCCGACAATTTTATTATCACCGCTGCTCATCAAGTTAGTCAGCAACAATCCAGCGTTCGTCCTATCCAAACCGGACAACCTTATGAAATACCACCCAAGCAGACTGGTCCTATCCCCAGTTTGAGCGAATCCCAAGCACGTTGGCAAGAACGAGTTAGTTTAGTACCAGGCGCTATTAAACGGCAACTACTCAAAAATTATCGTGGTTTGAGTGCAGCTTTGCTAGATACAATGTTGTTGGCAGCGGATATAGCACCAGAAAAAACCACAGATACACTAAATACTGATGATTGGCAGCGGCTATTTGCACATTGGCAAGAATGGTTAAAAGCGCTAGAATCTGGTAAATTCCAACCAGGTTGGACAGCAACTGGTTATACTGTCATGGGTTGGGGTGTTGTCGCACCAGTTAAAAATATCCAAGAGTTACTGAATAAATATTACAGCGATGAGTTAAATAAACAGTTATTTTCTCAACTACGCCATCAGTTGATTCAGAAACTGAATAATATTCTCGGCAAATTACGCACCAAAGCCCAAACGTTTAGTGAGAAATTGCAGCAGTCAGATCAGGCTGAAGATTATCGACAAAAAGCTGATTTATTAATGGCGTATCTGCAAAACTGGGAACCAGGGATGAAAGAAATTATCCTGGCAGATTTTGAAACTGGTAGACCAACTGCGATCGCACTTCTTCCAGATAAAAACGCCGTCCAAAACGCCCAGAAGCTTTATAAACAGCACCAAAAACTCAAACGCGCTCGTGCTGCTGTGGAACCGTTATTATTAGAAGTCCAAGCCGAAATTGACTATTTGGAACAAGTAGAAGCCGCAATTTCCCAACTCGACAACTACCAAACAGCAGCAGATTTACAAGCTTTAGAAGAAATTCGTGATGAACTAATTGGACAAAAATATCTGGAAGCCCTGGAATATCGCAGCCGCAGTACTACCGACTCTCCCAGCACTAATTTTCATCGTTACCGCACTCCTAGCGGTTTTGAAGTCTTAATCGGTCGCAATAATAACCAAAATGACCAACTGACATTTCGTGTAGCCGGAGATTATGATCTGTGGTTTCACGCCCAAGAAATTCCTGGTAGTCATGTTTTATTGCGTCTGGAACCTGGTAAAGTCCCGGAAGAAGCCGATTTACAATTTACTGCTAATCTTGCAGCTTACTTCAGTCGCGCCCGTCAAAGTGACCAAGTACCAGTAGTTTACACCCAACCCAAGCACGTCTACAAACCCAAAGGCACTAAACCAGGACTTGTAATTTATAAACAAGAAACCATCATTTGGGGACAACCGCAAATAATTCGTAATTCG